In Dyadobacter subterraneus, a single genomic region encodes these proteins:
- a CDS encoding family 20 glycosylhydrolase: MKKSVTKTWILFLFSISAIAQNEPLLLPKPNFVQVKEGVFPLENLSVFVPKNASEDISFAVNELKSVVQERTGKYPKTASISSQATFQFKIKETGHQLAEVSEMDGNSEREWYQLSISSGKIQVEAHTSTGLYYAVQTLRQLAQGYGKNAAFSFITIKDKPKITYRGIMMDFAHGGLLTVDEIKKQIDFLAKFKTNQYYFYNEVSIELDGFPSLGYKTGYSKKDIVEIIAYGKQRHMDVIPFLNLYGHLHELLRNEKYANLSIGHYGHELDPGNPKVNELLTNWIGQYTQLFKSPFIHVGFDETWETKRIADDGDIKISSEKLWLQQLDFVQSELKKYGKTVMTWTDMNNYYPEIIGKIPKDVIPVIWEYKPDTVEINRYLNPVLVEKRKFLIQPAVSGWGHIYPDADYTYTNIDLCLKAGIRNKTLGFINSVWTDPVEPFLRPSWLFMAYGSIGAWQGITADKNKFASDFAALNFPKVADKMKSAFEFLQKSNQNLDKCLGRNTNGMPRGTIIESWSNPFLPYYLSNTEKHLADFKNARKNSEEAQSALISALEKCDKNDAPFINSLLVSARLMHYTATRFLWAKTVCDRWNDSMLKKKKNDFVVYDITYLCHGLLVDMMDENGALKSAYEQAWNSEYKPYRLNTILGRFDVEHALWQKLHLKVNDYRIQNNPDHVATKSFEELFKPDF, from the coding sequence ATGAAAAAATCAGTTACAAAAACCTGGATTTTATTTCTTTTTAGTATCAGTGCAATTGCACAAAATGAGCCTTTACTTTTACCCAAACCCAATTTCGTTCAGGTCAAAGAAGGAGTATTTCCACTTGAAAACCTTTCAGTATTTGTTCCAAAAAATGCATCGGAGGATATATCATTCGCTGTGAATGAGCTAAAATCCGTTGTTCAGGAACGCACAGGAAAATATCCAAAAACAGCTTCAATTTCGTCACAGGCTACTTTTCAATTTAAAATTAAAGAAACCGGACATCAACTTGCCGAGGTTTCTGAAATGGATGGAAACAGTGAAAGAGAATGGTATCAACTAAGCATTTCATCAGGAAAAATCCAGGTTGAAGCCCATACCTCCACAGGTTTATATTATGCTGTACAAACCCTTCGTCAGCTGGCTCAGGGATATGGCAAAAATGCTGCTTTCTCTTTTATTACCATTAAGGACAAACCAAAAATTACTTACCGGGGGATTATGATGGATTTCGCCCACGGTGGTCTTTTGACGGTGGATGAAATAAAAAAGCAGATTGATTTTCTGGCGAAATTCAAAACCAATCAATATTATTTTTATAATGAGGTAAGCATCGAACTCGATGGTTTTCCTTCTCTGGGATACAAAACAGGTTATTCCAAAAAGGATATTGTCGAAATAATTGCCTACGGAAAACAGCGTCATATGGATGTGATTCCTTTTTTAAATCTGTATGGCCATTTGCATGAACTGCTTAGAAATGAGAAATATGCGAATCTTTCCATCGGCCATTATGGTCATGAGCTGGATCCAGGAAATCCAAAAGTCAATGAACTGTTAACCAACTGGATTGGTCAGTATACTCAACTTTTCAAAAGTCCGTTTATCCATGTCGGTTTTGATGAAACCTGGGAAACCAAACGCATTGCAGATGATGGCGATATCAAAATCAGCTCGGAAAAACTCTGGCTGCAACAGCTGGATTTCGTTCAGTCTGAATTAAAAAAATATGGTAAAACCGTTATGACCTGGACGGACATGAATAACTATTATCCGGAAATAATTGGTAAAATCCCAAAGGACGTAATTCCGGTAATCTGGGAATATAAACCTGATACTGTTGAGATTAACAGGTATTTAAATCCGGTTCTTGTAGAAAAAAGAAAATTCCTGATTCAGCCTGCCGTATCCGGTTGGGGCCACATTTATCCCGATGCAGATTATACTTATACCAATATTGACCTATGTTTGAAAGCAGGAATCCGCAATAAAACATTGGGATTTATTAATTCAGTGTGGACCGATCCTGTTGAACCTTTCCTCCGACCTTCCTGGCTCTTTATGGCTTACGGCAGCATTGGTGCATGGCAAGGAATTACAGCGGATAAAAATAAATTTGCCTCCGATTTTGCGGCTCTTAATTTTCCCAAAGTAGCGGATAAAATGAAATCAGCCTTTGAATTTCTTCAAAAATCAAATCAAAATCTTGACAAATGTCTTGGTCGCAATACCAATGGAATGCCAAGAGGAACAATCATCGAAAGCTGGTCAAATCCGTTTTTGCCCTATTATCTTTCCAACACAGAAAAACATCTTGCGGATTTTAAAAATGCCAGAAAAAACAGTGAAGAAGCGCAATCAGCACTTATTTCCGCTTTGGAAAAATGTGATAAAAATGATGCACCGTTCATAAATTCCCTTTTAGTTTCGGCCCGACTTATGCATTATACCGCCACAAGGTTTCTCTGGGCAAAAACGGTTTGCGACCGCTGGAATGATTCGATGTTGAAAAAGAAGAAAAACGATTTTGTGGTTTATGACATCACTTATTTGTGTCACGGACTGCTTGTTGATATGATGGATGAAAACGGAGCATTAAAATCGGCTTACGAACAGGCCTGGAACTCAGAATACAAACCTTACCGGCTTAATACAATTCTGGGAAGATTTGATGTCGAGCACGCCCTTTGGCAAAAATTGCATCTGAAAGTGAATGATTACCGCATTCAAAATAATCCGGATCATGTGGCAACAAAGTCTTTTGAAGAACTATTTAAACCTGATTTTTGA
- a CDS encoding heparinase II/III domain-containing protein, whose protein sequence is MRYFGLFFFLLINFSAIYAQPHHIDSLKFINSAAPIPDHPRILLLAGEENNIKKAILVQRILSEVHKQILLKCDSMLLTKPVERILFGVRLLAKSRECLNRVFHLSYAWRMTHERKYLNRAEQELLAVSNFSDWNPDHYLDVTEMTMAVAIGYDWLYHDLSEKSRSIIKEAIKKKGIATSFDPAYPNYRKWLSVTNNWNQVCNAGRSFGALAVYEDDPALAEKVINRTIASIQIAMIDNGPDGAFAEGYTYWSYGTTFNVMFLNAIEKVFKTDFGLNKIPGFLKTAAYLENMIGPTGKNFNYSDASETSTLQPAMFWFASKLEDPLLLWNERIFLTKEKLAQNTDRLLPALMLWGQNIDIEKISAPKNRIWTGAGKNPVALIRSSWTDPNAIFVGIKGGSPSVTHGHMDAGSFVLEADGIRWAKDFGFQEYTALELKNIDLWANKQNGQRWEIFRYNNFSHNTLTFNDSLQRVDGYAPITNYSENLHFTNAVTDISSIYKGQVKKAQRGIALMDGQYVVVSDEIENLNKDTKVRWVMLTSAKVKLNGNQAELIQNGKKLIISIPNSADISIKTWTTNPPHDYDDPNPDTTLVGFETVIPAGKKETFQVFLIPGSGKIKATNPLPPLKDWPK, encoded by the coding sequence ATGCGGTATTTCGGATTGTTTTTCTTTTTACTGATTAATTTTTCAGCAATCTATGCTCAACCTCATCACATAGACTCGCTGAAATTTATTAATTCCGCTGCACCCATTCCTGATCATCCCAGAATACTGCTGCTGGCAGGTGAAGAAAACAATATCAAAAAAGCGATTTTAGTACAACGTATACTGTCAGAGGTTCACAAGCAAATTCTATTAAAATGTGACAGTATGCTTTTGACAAAACCTGTTGAAAGAATTCTTTTTGGCGTCAGACTTTTAGCCAAATCCAGAGAATGCCTGAACCGGGTTTTCCATCTGAGTTATGCCTGGCGAATGACACATGAAAGGAAATATCTAAACAGAGCCGAGCAGGAATTATTAGCTGTATCCAATTTCTCAGACTGGAATCCGGACCATTATCTGGACGTTACCGAAATGACAATGGCCGTCGCAATCGGTTATGATTGGCTGTATCATGATCTGTCCGAAAAATCGCGTTCAATTATTAAGGAAGCGATTAAAAAAAAAGGAATCGCCACATCGTTTGATCCCGCCTATCCAAACTACCGCAAATGGCTGTCTGTCACCAATAACTGGAATCAGGTATGTAATGCAGGCAGATCTTTTGGTGCGCTCGCAGTTTATGAAGATGATCCGGCACTGGCAGAAAAGGTCATTAACCGCACCATTGCAAGTATTCAAATTGCAATGATAGACAATGGTCCGGACGGTGCATTTGCCGAAGGATATACCTACTGGAGTTATGGAACAACTTTCAATGTGATGTTTTTGAATGCCATTGAAAAGGTTTTCAAAACTGATTTTGGACTTAACAAAATACCGGGATTTTTAAAAACGGCCGCTTATCTTGAAAATATGATCGGGCCTACGGGTAAGAATTTCAACTACTCGGATGCTTCCGAAACCTCTACTTTACAGCCAGCCATGTTCTGGTTTGCGAGTAAATTAGAGGATCCTTTACTGCTTTGGAACGAGCGCATCTTTCTAACAAAAGAAAAACTCGCCCAAAACACCGACAGACTTCTGCCTGCGCTCATGCTATGGGGACAAAATATTGATATTGAAAAGATTAGCGCTCCCAAAAACAGAATCTGGACTGGCGCCGGGAAAAATCCTGTGGCTTTAATAAGGTCTTCATGGACAGATCCCAATGCTATTTTTGTGGGGATAAAAGGCGGCTCACCGTCTGTCACGCACGGACATATGGACGCTGGTTCTTTTGTTTTGGAAGCAGACGGAATCCGCTGGGCAAAAGATTTTGGTTTTCAGGAATACACAGCACTGGAACTGAAAAACATCGATCTTTGGGCGAATAAACAAAATGGACAACGCTGGGAGATATTTAGGTATAACAACTTCTCACACAACACTTTAACATTCAACGATTCTTTGCAGCGCGTGGACGGTTACGCTCCTATTACAAACTATTCCGAAAATTTACACTTCACAAATGCGGTTACGGATATTTCGTCCATATATAAAGGTCAGGTTAAAAAAGCGCAGCGTGGTATTGCGCTTATGGATGGACAATATGTAGTTGTTTCAGATGAAATTGAAAATCTGAACAAGGACACAAAAGTCCGCTGGGTTATGCTGACATCTGCCAAAGTAAAATTAAATGGTAATCAGGCTGAATTGATCCAGAATGGCAAAAAACTGATAATCAGCATTCCAAATTCAGCTGACATTTCAATAAAAACCTGGACAACAAATCCGCCGCACGATTATGATGATCCAAATCCGGACACCACGCTCGTTGGCTTTGAAACTGTAATTCCGGCAGGTAAAAAAGAAACATTTCAGGTATTTCTAATTCCGGGAAGTGGCAAAATTAAAGCGACAAATCCATTGCCACCTTTAAAAGACTGGCCAAAATAA
- a CDS encoding SusD/RagB family nutrient-binding outer membrane lipoprotein — MFKTIKNQLFLLAITAIGLHGCTNDYDSINTDATKISTIGATEYPFQFAYALMTPTLSPDNFEVGEGTIASVYSQFFSQAAHSFPTDRYVIRQDWMPACWNPVYTAAAPQLKTIMAGTKAETSENALANIWWVWMFHRITDYFGPIPYFDAASGNRYISYTPQDSVYYDFFKRLDAASTVLKAHNTDKPFGTYDLIYNKNASPATAWMKFANTLRLRLALRISKVNPTLAKQQAEAAVAAGVLTDIADDAYMPKSTTTYNEYNGLAVTSGWDDIRMSAAMESVLKGYNDPRLPVYFQPAISTGTFEGVRNGLFTSEKILDINSRLFNSNMGTRWVNWVNNDWKTTYNVSQDIMHTAEAYFLRAEGALNGWNMGGTAEDFYKKGIQASMAQWGITDNAAITKYISSTATPIAPQDGMNSPAVNDYPVLFSGTESMQRKQIAQQKWLALYPDGAEGWAELRRSGLPKLYTVVHSENTDLPQGTFIRRMPFLDTEKQTNAAEVAKAVKMLGGPDNAATPLWWDKN; from the coding sequence ATGTTTAAGACGATAAAAAACCAGCTTTTTTTACTCGCCATTACGGCGATCGGGCTCCATGGCTGCACCAATGATTACGATTCGATCAATACCGATGCAACCAAAATCAGTACCATTGGCGCTACTGAATACCCTTTTCAATTTGCGTATGCATTGATGACGCCCACTTTAAGTCCCGATAATTTTGAGGTTGGCGAAGGAACCATTGCTTCGGTATATTCCCAGTTTTTCTCCCAGGCAGCCCATTCGTTTCCTACGGATCGTTATGTGATTCGTCAGGACTGGATGCCGGCTTGCTGGAATCCAGTTTATACCGCAGCCGCGCCGCAGTTAAAAACCATTATGGCCGGCACCAAAGCCGAAACTTCTGAAAATGCGCTAGCCAATATATGGTGGGTCTGGATGTTTCACCGAATTACCGATTATTTCGGCCCGATTCCTTATTTTGATGCAGCTTCCGGTAACAGATATATTTCTTATACTCCGCAGGATTCGGTTTACTATGATTTTTTTAAAAGACTTGATGCTGCTTCAACCGTTCTGAAAGCGCATAATACTGACAAACCTTTTGGGACTTACGATTTAATTTACAACAAAAATGCAAGCCCGGCCACAGCCTGGATGAAATTTGCTAATACGCTAAGGCTCAGACTTGCACTTCGTATTTCGAAAGTAAACCCGACGCTTGCCAAACAGCAGGCGGAAGCGGCCGTGGCTGCCGGTGTTTTGACTGATATTGCAGACGATGCCTATATGCCAAAATCCACAACGACCTACAACGAATACAACGGATTAGCTGTAACTTCCGGTTGGGATGATATCCGGATGAGTGCTGCGATGGAATCCGTTTTGAAAGGATACAATGATCCGCGTTTGCCGGTTTATTTTCAGCCAGCCATCTCAACCGGAACTTTCGAAGGCGTGAGAAACGGACTTTTTACTTCTGAAAAAATCCTTGATATCAATTCAAGATTATTCAATTCCAATATGGGAACGCGCTGGGTAAACTGGGTGAACAACGACTGGAAAACCACCTACAACGTTTCCCAGGATATCATGCATACCGCAGAGGCCTATTTTCTTCGTGCGGAAGGTGCGCTTAACGGCTGGAATATGGGAGGAACCGCTGAGGATTTTTACAAAAAAGGAATCCAGGCTTCCATGGCCCAGTGGGGAATTACTGACAATGCAGCGATTACGAAATACATCAGCAGCACAGCAACGCCGATTGCACCACAGGACGGCATGAATTCTCCCGCTGTGAATGACTATCCGGTACTTTTCAGCGGCACAGAAAGTATGCAAAGAAAACAAATCGCGCAGCAAAAATGGCTAGCACTATATCCTGACGGCGCAGAAGGCTGGGCAGAATTAAGAAGATCCGGGCTTCCAAAACTTTATACGGTTGTACACAGCGAAAACACGGATTTGCCGCAAGGTACTTTCATCAGACGCATGCCGTTTCTGGATACCGAAAAACAGACCAATGCAGCCGAAGTGGCCAAAGCCGTTAAAATGTTAGGCGGTCCCGACAATGCAGCGACGCCATTGTGGTGGGATAAAAACTAG
- a CDS encoding SusC/RagA family TonB-linked outer membrane protein, protein MKKSTKTFRSPLLRDFRPKPYVTSRFTAATFILYLILITFLAPAQAQQVKKVTGRVLDHKGAPVPGASVIAKQSTSGVLADKDGAFNITVPANANTLVISYIGMKSQEIEIGSKSDLGDIILAEESVGLQEVVVTALGIERSAKTLTYATQKITGEQVNEVRDANFTNTLSGKVAGLTITPSANGPGGATRIVLRGNRSIQGSNNALIVVDGVAIDNSSPAGQVRYDSGGQSGSDGASNINPDDIESINVLKGAAGAALYGSRAANGVIIITTKKGKSGKINVNFNSGVTFDKALTTPNFQNSYAQGAGGTYSTITNGSWGPKIAGQSVTNWAGNTVSLQAYPDNVKDFFRTAVSNNNSVGITAGSDKVQSYFSYSNNFINGIVPYNSLTRNTFNSRVTFNLTDRLTADAKVTYLIQGIKNKPGVGGDGMVVANVYRMPRSVDPETLKSYKNVSITGVETPTYWTSPDPVYMNPYWTINNTHHDENRSRVTGLLVLRYKLTDWLNIQGRVSSDSYNDFITQKYANNTVNYARQPGGYYSEGNDFISERNLDILLTGNNQITSDFKINYNIGGSVLNRNLRHRVNAADGLGFNNKYDLSYATTLKVEANTTKRELQSVYGTAQFSFKDYLFLDLTARNDWSSTLPSPYSYFYPSVGLSAIVSEMLKLPSWVSLGKVRGSLTKVGNDADPYLLGQTYTYIRGGFGGYIASSSTKAIANLKPELTQSAEFGTEWRFFNSRLGVDFTYYKTNSKNQLLNVAAPASSGYSTLNVNAGNIQNKGFELVLSGKPVTGKNFTWNVGLNYAVNTNKVISLYEGVSQLYLGSSTSVRTATPLIKEGGSYGDLYGYKWKTLNGKYVVNTNGVPVKTDDIQRLGNYNPKFSAGFSNSFSYKNWTLSVLVDGKFGGIITSGTAAQTAYAGTSSVTENFRDAGSWTVNAVTPEGAPNTVAINAEKFWQTVAQGDYSWGEFFSYHATNVRVRELTFGYSFGNLPGFIKSARLSFVARNLFFIYRGNAILDIPGIGKRKMDFDPEVSFGNSNYQGIEYYNLPSTRNIGLNLKLSF, encoded by the coding sequence ATGAAAAAATCTACAAAAACATTCAGGTCACCTCTGTTAAGAGATTTCCGGCCAAAGCCCTACGTTACGTCCCGATTTACTGCTGCCACTTTCATTTTATATTTAATACTGATTACATTTCTGGCACCGGCTCAGGCACAGCAGGTAAAAAAAGTTACAGGAAGGGTTCTGGACCATAAAGGCGCTCCGGTTCCCGGCGCATCTGTTATCGCAAAACAGTCGACATCAGGTGTACTGGCAGACAAAGACGGCGCCTTCAATATTACCGTACCGGCAAATGCAAACACGCTGGTGATTTCTTACATAGGAATGAAATCCCAGGAAATTGAAATCGGTAGTAAATCCGATTTGGGCGACATAATCCTGGCAGAAGAAAGTGTTGGCTTACAGGAAGTTGTAGTAACAGCGCTGGGTATTGAAAGATCTGCAAAAACCCTTACATATGCCACACAGAAAATCACAGGAGAACAGGTAAACGAAGTAAGAGATGCCAACTTTACTAATACACTTTCAGGAAAAGTGGCGGGCCTTACGATCACGCCCTCAGCGAACGGGCCAGGCGGCGCGACCCGCATCGTTCTGCGCGGCAACCGGTCAATTCAGGGTTCCAACAATGCGCTGATTGTGGTCGACGGGGTAGCAATTGACAATTCCTCACCAGCGGGACAGGTCCGCTATGACAGCGGCGGGCAGAGCGGCAGCGACGGAGCATCCAATATTAATCCTGACGACATTGAATCCATCAATGTACTTAAAGGTGCAGCCGGTGCGGCTTTGTATGGAAGTCGTGCTGCAAACGGGGTTATTATCATTACAACAAAAAAAGGCAAAAGTGGAAAGATCAACGTCAACTTCAATTCCGGCGTTACGTTTGACAAAGCATTAACTACCCCAAATTTCCAAAATTCTTACGCTCAGGGCGCTGGCGGGACTTATTCTACAATAACCAATGGCAGCTGGGGACCAAAAATTGCAGGACAAAGTGTTACCAACTGGGCCGGAAATACGGTGAGTCTTCAGGCTTATCCTGATAATGTAAAAGACTTTTTCCGCACCGCAGTTTCCAATAATAATTCTGTTGGGATTACCGCTGGCTCAGACAAAGTCCAGTCCTATTTTTCATATTCAAATAATTTTATCAACGGGATTGTACCTTATAACAGCCTGACCAGAAATACTTTCAACTCCCGTGTCACCTTCAATCTTACAGACCGTTTGACAGCGGACGCCAAAGTTACCTACCTGATCCAGGGTATCAAAAATAAACCGGGAGTCGGTGGAGATGGTATGGTTGTAGCCAACGTATACCGCATGCCGCGCAGCGTGGATCCGGAAACTTTAAAAAGCTACAAAAACGTTAGCATTACCGGCGTTGAAACGCCAACTTATTGGACCAGTCCGGACCCGGTTTATATGAATCCTTACTGGACAATCAATAATACTCATCACGACGAAAACAGAAGCAGAGTTACCGGTCTCTTGGTATTGAGATACAAACTGACCGACTGGCTTAATATCCAGGGACGCGTGAGTTCGGATAGTTACAATGATTTTATCACCCAGAAATACGCCAATAATACGGTCAATTATGCCAGACAGCCAGGCGGTTACTACTCGGAAGGAAATGATTTTATCTCCGAAAGAAACCTGGACATCCTTCTGACGGGCAACAATCAGATTACTTCTGATTTCAAAATTAATTACAATATCGGAGGATCGGTTTTAAACAGAAATCTTCGTCACCGTGTGAATGCAGCTGACGGACTTGGATTCAACAACAAATATGATTTAAGCTACGCCACCACACTTAAAGTAGAAGCTAACACGACAAAAAGAGAATTACAATCCGTGTATGGAACAGCTCAGTTCTCGTTCAAAGATTACCTGTTTTTGGATCTTACAGCCAGAAATGACTGGTCAAGCACGCTGCCATCGCCTTATTCTTACTTCTATCCATCGGTAGGACTTTCGGCGATTGTTTCTGAAATGCTGAAACTTCCTTCATGGGTTAGTCTGGGAAAAGTTCGGGGCTCGCTTACCAAAGTTGGTAACGATGCAGATCCTTATTTGCTAGGTCAGACTTATACGTATATACGTGGAGGTTTCGGCGGATATATTGCCAGCAGCAGCACAAAAGCCATAGCAAATTTAAAACCTGAACTAACACAATCGGCAGAATTTGGTACCGAATGGAGATTTTTCAATAGTCGCTTAGGGGTTGATTTTACCTATTATAAAACCAATTCAAAAAATCAGCTGCTAAATGTTGCCGCACCAGCTTCCTCAGGATATTCTACTTTAAATGTCAATGCAGGGAACATCCAAAATAAAGGTTTTGAGCTTGTACTATCCGGAAAACCGGTTACGGGCAAAAACTTCACCTGGAATGTCGGCCTTAATTATGCTGTCAACACCAACAAAGTTATTTCACTTTACGAAGGTGTAAGCCAGCTTTATCTGGGTTCATCAACCAGTGTACGTACAGCTACGCCATTGATAAAAGAAGGCGGATCTTATGGTGATTTGTACGGTTATAAATGGAAAACACTGAACGGAAAATATGTGGTTAACACCAACGGTGTTCCGGTTAAAACCGATGATATCCAACGACTTGGCAACTACAATCCTAAATTTTCAGCAGGTTTCAGCAACAGTTTTTCTTATAAAAACTGGACCTTATCCGTATTGGTTGATGGCAAATTTGGCGGTATAATCACCTCAGGAACAGCAGCGCAAACGGCTTATGCGGGAACTTCATCCGTAACTGAAAATTTCCGCGATGCAGGATCATGGACAGTAAATGCAGTAACGCCGGAAGGAGCACCCAACACAGTCGCAATCAATGCTGAAAAATTCTGGCAAACTGTTGCGCAGGGCGACTACTCCTGGGGTGAATTTTTCTCTTACCACGCAACCAACGTAAGAGTCAGGGAATTGACCTTCGGTTATTCATTTGGTAATCTTCCAGGTTTTATCAAATCGGCCAGACTATCTTTTGTAGCCCGAAATCTTTTCTTTATCTACCGCGGCAACGCCATTCTGGATATCCCCGGAATCGGCAAACGTAAAATGGATTTTGATCCGGAAGTTAGTTTTGGAAATAGTAATTATCAGGGAATTGAGTATTACAATCTTCCTTCGACCAGAAATATTGGACTTAACCTGAAACTGTCATTTTAA
- a CDS encoding GntR family transcriptional regulator, with protein MKEDSLSNKAYIELRKKILSNQLISGTRLKEDEWAKKLDANRIAIREALTRLMGEQLIVQGEKGGFFVKTLTVEDSHLIRELREILEVGALRLVMQKIDEKGITELERICDDFSSMVERGYFGGACEADVKFHETLIEYAGNDKLIDLYKASNIPLFHQKLGKMQTHMDDYELTDQEHREIVAGIREKNIQRAEEALVKHLIRGEVASIDLS; from the coding sequence ATGAAAGAAGATTCACTATCCAATAAGGCATATATTGAATTAAGAAAAAAAATATTATCCAATCAGCTTATTTCTGGTACACGACTAAAAGAAGATGAGTGGGCTAAGAAGCTGGATGCAAACCGTATTGCCATCCGTGAGGCGCTGACAAGATTAATGGGTGAGCAATTGATTGTACAGGGAGAAAAAGGAGGCTTTTTTGTTAAAACTCTTACGGTAGAAGACAGTCACCTCATTCGCGAACTTAGGGAGATCCTTGAAGTGGGAGCATTAAGACTGGTGATGCAAAAAATTGATGAAAAAGGCATAACAGAGCTTGAAAGAATTTGTGACGATTTCTCATCAATGGTTGAACGTGGGTATTTCGGAGGTGCTTGCGAAGCAGATGTCAAATTTCATGAAACACTTATTGAATATGCTGGTAATGATAAACTTATCGACTTGTACAAAGCCAGTAACATTCCTTTGTTTCATCAAAAGCTCGGAAAAATGCAGACACACATGGATGATTACGAACTTACCGACCAGGAGCACCGCGAGATTGTAGCAGGTATAAGAGAAAAAAATATTCAGCGCGCAGAAGAGGCGCTTGTTAAACATTTAATACGAGGTGAAGTAGCATCTATTGATCTTTCCTAG
- a CDS encoding PDDEXK nuclease domain-containing protein: MKKVEKKQNDNSGFFADITSLIEQSRQNVATTVNAEITLLYWNIGGRINKEILKNTKAEYGKQIIATLSHDLTAKFGIGWSKRQLHYCLKSAEIFPEIEIVHALRAQLSWTHLKQIITIDDVIKRNFYIEMCKLERWSSRQLQERIQSMLFERTAISKKPEQTIQNDLDLLKNQQKVSPDMVFRDPYFLNFLGLSDTYSEKDLETSIIVELQRFISEMGSDFAFMARQKRITIDDRDYYIDLVFFHRRLKCLVAIDLKIGEFEAGFKGQMELYLRYLEKHEQLEGENTPIGLILCTGKSKEHVELLQLDKSNIRVADYLTVLPSQKLLREKLHKAVEIAQQKLFQED; the protein is encoded by the coding sequence ATGAAAAAAGTCGAAAAGAAGCAAAACGACAATTCCGGATTCTTCGCGGATATCACTTCACTTATTGAGCAAAGCAGACAAAACGTCGCAACAACTGTAAACGCCGAAATCACACTATTGTATTGGAATATTGGTGGCAGGATCAATAAGGAAATATTAAAAAATACCAAGGCAGAGTATGGCAAGCAGATTATTGCCACCTTGTCGCATGATTTAACTGCAAAATTTGGTATCGGGTGGAGTAAAAGACAATTGCATTACTGTTTGAAGTCGGCAGAAATATTTCCGGAAATTGAAATTGTGCACGCACTGCGTGCACAATTGAGCTGGACACATTTGAAACAGATTATTACAATTGATGATGTTATAAAGCGTAACTTTTACATAGAAATGTGCAAGCTCGAAAGATGGTCGTCAAGGCAATTGCAGGAGCGGATTCAATCTATGTTATTTGAGCGTACGGCCATTAGCAAAAAACCGGAGCAGACTATCCAAAATGATCTGGACCTTCTTAAAAATCAGCAAAAAGTTAGTCCGGACATGGTATTTCGGGATCCATATTTCCTGAACTTTTTGGGCCTTTCCGATACTTATTCCGAAAAAGATCTGGAAACTTCCATTATTGTTGAATTACAACGCTTTATAAGTGAAATGGGAAGTGATTTTGCTTTTATGGCAAGGCAAAAAAGAATTACTATCGATGATCGTGATTATTATATTGATCTGGTTTTCTTTCATCGAAGACTTAAATGTCTTGTGGCGATTGATCTCAAAATCGGGGAATTTGAAGCCGGATTTAAAGGCCAAATGGAATTGTATTTAAGATATCTGGAAAAGCACGAGCAATTGGAAGGAGAAAATACACCCATCGGACTGATTCTTTGTACAGGAAAAAGTAAGGAGCATGTTGAATTATTGCAGCTTGACAAAAGCAATATCAGAGTAGCAGATTATTTGACCGTTTTGCCTTCACAAAAACTTTTGCGTGAAAAATTGCATAAAGCCGTAGAAATTGCGCAGCAAAAACTTTTTCAGGAAGACTGA